One genomic window of Aliiroseovarius sp. M344 includes the following:
- a CDS encoding terminase large subunit domain-containing protein, translating to MPFDALHDWCVGLERYLDPVARLSHWIGHAPDPWQVEAFTTQASEIALRVGRQAGKTSVLAARAVEELHVPDSLTICVAPAERQAKIIAREIGQQLRRTDLVITRSTLTELEMSNGARVVALPSTSDTIRGYPSVSLLIIDECAFLQGENGGEDLISSVLPMLASKQSQVYFSSTPAGKNNYFARLFLDAKPGDGIHRIVVRGTDIPRLAEKVGRMRRTLSATKFRQEIEVEMISDGHAYFDLSIIEQATSTTEVAMCPKL from the coding sequence ATGCCATTTGATGCCCTACATGACTGGTGCGTCGGCCTCGAACGTTACCTTGATCCCGTCGCACGCCTGAGCCACTGGATTGGCCACGCGCCTGATCCTTGGCAGGTCGAGGCGTTCACCACGCAGGCGTCCGAGATCGCTTTGCGCGTGGGCCGTCAGGCGGGCAAAACCTCGGTGTTGGCCGCGCGTGCCGTCGAGGAATTGCACGTTCCTGACAGCCTGACCATCTGCGTCGCGCCCGCCGAACGGCAAGCGAAGATCATCGCTCGCGAGATTGGGCAGCAGCTCCGCCGCACGGATTTGGTCATCACACGTTCGACCTTGACCGAACTCGAAATGTCGAACGGAGCGCGCGTCGTCGCGCTGCCGTCCACGTCCGACACCATTCGCGGTTATCCGTCGGTGTCGTTGCTGATCATCGACGAGTGTGCATTTCTCCAAGGTGAGAACGGCGGCGAAGACCTGATCTCGTCCGTTTTGCCCATGTTGGCGAGCAAACAAAGTCAGGTCTATTTCAGCAGCACACCCGCAGGCAAAAACAACTACTTCGCGCGGCTGTTCCTCGACGCCAAACCCGGCGACGGCATCCACCGAATTGTCGTGCGCGGCACGGACATTCCGAGGCTTGCCGAAAAGGTCGGGCGGATGCGCCGCACGCTCTCCGCGACGAAGTTCCGCCAAGAAATAGAGGTGGAAATGATCAGCGATGGCCACGCCTATTTCGACCTTTCCATCATCGAACAAGCGACAAGCACAACGGAGGTTGCGATGTGTCCGAAACTCTGA
- a CDS encoding tyrosine-type recombinase/integrase: MTAALDFTKPARLRKAAPGMYRHDGDRFPGLYLNVGKTKNTWYIKRRVDGKTKSIKVGAFPAMDAVTAFKQGDTKTSVAKSNIVTVRDGWEFWCDTSQAQGGMSDDHRNRMSRQLEMHARGIMDRNVADVTSADVQGVLNDLMAEGKKATARAVRIGIGNAFNFAPVVNPVGQKKTRVAKSDETEAQWTAAAHAHDLDADDWSVIWEAIMARREKNVIVGTAVAVMFLTGIRSENVCSLSWDQVDLQNKTIHLTKMKNKLARTLPVMDTVIDLLKAIRETDSEWVFPASSATGYITDPKGTFATINDESVRVFLPHDGRRHFMQASAEAFLPDYVAHFLRGDKKAGEGSDMLMKYLKRMGNRRAVEDIEKVYFERIKVEPAF, encoded by the coding sequence ATGACTGCCGCACTTGATTTCACAAAGCCCGCCCGACTGCGCAAAGCCGCACCCGGCATGTATCGCCACGACGGGGATCGTTTCCCCGGCCTCTATCTCAACGTCGGGAAGACCAAGAACACTTGGTACATCAAGCGCCGCGTCGATGGGAAAACGAAGTCGATCAAGGTAGGAGCGTTCCCGGCTATGGATGCGGTCACCGCGTTTAAACAGGGGGACACCAAGACGAGCGTTGCCAAGAGCAATATCGTAACCGTTCGCGATGGTTGGGAGTTCTGGTGCGATACGTCGCAGGCGCAAGGCGGTATGTCCGACGATCACCGCAACCGAATGTCCCGACAGCTTGAAATGCACGCGAGGGGGATCATGGACCGCAATGTGGCCGACGTAACCTCCGCAGACGTTCAGGGTGTCCTCAACGACCTGATGGCCGAGGGCAAGAAGGCAACAGCGAGGGCGGTGCGCATCGGTATCGGCAATGCTTTCAACTTCGCACCTGTCGTAAATCCAGTTGGGCAGAAAAAGACGCGCGTCGCCAAAAGCGATGAAACAGAGGCGCAATGGACGGCGGCGGCACACGCCCACGATCTCGACGCAGACGATTGGTCGGTGATCTGGGAGGCAATAATGGCGCGACGTGAGAAGAACGTCATTGTCGGCACGGCGGTCGCCGTCATGTTCCTTACGGGCATCCGGTCGGAGAACGTTTGCTCGCTCTCGTGGGATCAGGTCGATTTGCAGAACAAGACGATCCACCTGACCAAAATGAAGAACAAGCTTGCCCGCACGTTGCCCGTAATGGATACGGTTATCGACTTGCTCAAGGCGATCCGTGAGACAGACAGCGAATGGGTGTTCCCTGCGTCGTCGGCCACGGGATACATCACAGACCCCAAAGGCACGTTCGCCACGATCAACGACGAGAGCGTCCGCGTGTTCCTGCCTCATGATGGGCGGCGTCATTTCATGCAGGCGTCTGCCGAGGCGTTCTTGCCCGACTATGTCGCCCACTTCCTGCGCGGCGACAAGAAGGCGGGCGAGGGCAGCGACATGTTGATGAAATACCTCAAGCGCATGGGTAACCGTCGTGCCGTCGAAGACATTGAGAAGGTCTACTTTGAACGGATTAAGGTAGAACCTGCTTTCTAA
- a CDS encoding ATP-binding protein — MVQLPKNRFLDFAWLKQFMPRGLYGRAAMILIVPIVTLQLVVSVVFIQRHFNRITVQMTSAVVLELDYLLTEVNGAATPDAALQSVAQVIGPLAMSVELPGAPVDTTIRLTDLTGKWVERTLRAGLPNLTGVNLTSSRHGVIVGVISNHGPMRVGFSRDRVSASNPHQLLVLMVATGILMTLIAYLFLRNQLRPIRQLAKAAEAFGKGQVVPYKLAGATEVRSAGKAFLDMRSRIERQIEQRTLMLSGVSHDLRTPLTRLRLGLAMIDDDSRDELERDVADMERLVDRFLSFARSDALEDQPEPVNLADLTRHLAENAARAGQNVALGEVSNPGERPLRRAALERALENLLGNATRYGTHARLSLVTGRGDLRFVVEDDGPGIPPEAREEALKPFARLDKARNQDKGSGVGLGLAIANDIARGHGGHLRLGDSADLGGLKVEFVLPT, encoded by the coding sequence ATGGTTCAACTGCCCAAAAACCGCTTTCTTGATTTCGCATGGCTGAAACAGTTCATGCCACGTGGTTTGTATGGACGGGCGGCGATGATTTTGATCGTGCCGATCGTGACGTTGCAACTGGTCGTGTCGGTGGTGTTCATTCAAAGGCATTTCAACCGGATCACGGTTCAAATGACATCCGCGGTCGTTTTGGAGCTGGACTACCTGCTGACCGAGGTCAACGGGGCCGCCACCCCAGACGCTGCCCTGCAAAGCGTCGCGCAGGTGATTGGTCCGCTGGCGATGTCGGTCGAGCTTCCCGGCGCACCTGTGGATACGACGATCCGCTTGACCGACCTGACCGGCAAGTGGGTGGAGCGAACGCTGCGGGCAGGCCTGCCGAACCTAACCGGGGTCAATCTGACCTCGTCGCGTCACGGTGTGATCGTCGGTGTCATTTCCAATCATGGCCCCATGCGGGTTGGGTTTTCGCGGGACCGGGTGTCGGCGTCCAACCCTCACCAGCTTTTGGTCCTGATGGTGGCGACCGGTATCCTGATGACGCTGATCGCCTATCTCTTTCTGCGCAACCAGTTGCGTCCGATCCGCCAATTGGCCAAGGCGGCCGAGGCGTTCGGTAAGGGGCAGGTAGTACCTTATAAGTTGGCCGGAGCGACCGAGGTTCGGTCGGCGGGTAAGGCGTTTCTGGACATGCGCTCGCGCATTGAACGCCAGATCGAGCAACGCACTTTGATGCTGTCGGGAGTCAGCCACGATTTGCGCACACCGTTGACCCGGTTGCGGCTTGGGCTGGCCATGATCGATGATGACAGTCGTGACGAGCTGGAACGGGATGTCGCGGACATGGAACGGCTGGTGGACCGGTTCCTGAGCTTTGCGCGCTCGGATGCGTTGGAAGACCAACCTGAGCCTGTGAACCTTGCCGATTTGACCCGCCATCTGGCAGAGAACGCCGCGCGGGCCGGGCAGAATGTGGCTTTGGGAGAGGTCTCGAACCCGGGCGAACGCCCGTTGCGCCGCGCCGCGTTGGAACGTGCGTTGGAAAACTTGCTGGGAAATGCCACCCGCTATGGCACACATGCGCGTCTGTCGTTGGTCACCGGGCGCGGCGATCTACGTTTCGTGGTCGAGGATGATGGGCCCGGGATCCCCCCAGAGGCACGTGAGGAGGCGTTGAAACCTTTCGCGCGGCTCGACAAGGCCCGCAATCAGGACAAAGGGTCGGGTGTCGGATTGGGCCTTGCGATTGCCAATGACATCGCGCGCGGTCACGGGGGGCATCTTCGGTTGGGCGACAGCGCCGATTTGGGTGGGTTGAAGGTCGAGTTCGTGTTGCCCACTTAG
- a CDS encoding tyrosine-type recombinase/integrase yields MALLMKLSNVVTNKGKFVYSRRIPTDIKHLYPSSKQPFFRCRLRVQKEGADLVAEHAALEAAFTRLVSDARDGVPEALGDSGIARYKQKAWSGIDDPRTEREKWEEMRDEAEALVRSIRGVDDVDHLGDGGDQARREVAAAEIERANGDPLLYRAVTQPDAAPPPVTLADAARVYEKERLGENPSKSARNTFNKIKRRLEASLGPLNSIPLSSLSREHARKVRDDLLTAPKNSGNGTLSPASVAREINSIKAMITVGITEFDLRGQAFNPFEKLSLPASVVKSVQSEWEERDPLPDELLCAVRRRVMMRVRVPELRLIWRLLQATGCRGAEITGLLIEDVVIDHATPHLWVRWNDERQLKTKTSVRPIPLVGDGLEAAKEALEAVRESRQNIPALFPRYAREGGPDAVSGALMGHLRKETKNPRHVVYSLRHNVKSWLGQSGASERDENRLLGHAEASVGNRYYGGLDDRLRGTTAALEAALALAPEGAWEVI; encoded by the coding sequence ATGGCACTGTTGATGAAACTATCAAACGTAGTCACCAATAAGGGGAAGTTCGTCTACAGCCGACGAATCCCCACCGACATCAAACATCTTTACCCATCATCGAAGCAGCCGTTTTTTCGTTGCCGCCTTCGGGTTCAAAAAGAGGGTGCCGATCTTGTCGCGGAACATGCTGCACTGGAAGCTGCATTCACGCGATTGGTCTCGGACGCACGTGACGGTGTGCCGGAAGCCTTGGGCGATAGCGGCATAGCGCGTTACAAGCAAAAGGCTTGGTCTGGCATAGACGATCCCCGAACCGAACGGGAAAAGTGGGAAGAAATGCGTGACGAGGCGGAAGCTTTGGTCAGGTCGATCAGAGGCGTGGATGATGTCGATCATTTGGGGGACGGTGGTGACCAAGCGCGGCGCGAGGTCGCTGCTGCTGAAATTGAGCGGGCTAACGGCGACCCCTTACTTTACCGTGCGGTAACCCAGCCTGACGCAGCCCCGCCCCCGGTCACCTTGGCGGATGCCGCTAGGGTCTATGAAAAGGAACGCCTTGGGGAAAACCCCAGCAAATCGGCACGGAACACATTCAACAAGATCAAGCGTCGGTTAGAAGCCTCGCTGGGGCCGCTCAATAGCATCCCCCTGTCTTCACTCTCGCGGGAACACGCCCGAAAGGTGCGGGACGATCTACTGACTGCACCCAAGAACAGCGGCAACGGAACGCTTTCACCTGCCTCCGTCGCTCGTGAGATCAATAGCATCAAGGCAATGATCACCGTCGGCATTACTGAATTTGACCTTCGGGGTCAGGCGTTCAACCCATTCGAGAAGCTTTCACTGCCTGCTTCTGTTGTCAAATCGGTTCAGAGCGAATGGGAGGAGCGTGACCCCCTGCCCGATGAACTCCTTTGCGCTGTCCGTCGGCGCGTTATGATGCGTGTCCGGGTGCCTGAACTTCGATTGATCTGGCGTCTTCTCCAAGCCACGGGTTGTCGCGGGGCGGAGATAACGGGGCTACTAATCGAGGATGTGGTTATTGATCATGCAACCCCTCACCTATGGGTCAGGTGGAATGATGAACGCCAGTTAAAGACAAAGACTTCGGTGCGACCCATCCCGCTCGTGGGTGATGGTCTGGAAGCCGCTAAGGAAGCCCTTGAGGCTGTTCGTGAAAGTCGGCAGAATATCCCCGCCCTATTCCCCAGATATGCCCGAGAAGGTGGCCCAGATGCTGTTTCAGGCGCTCTTATGGGGCACTTGCGCAAGGAGACCAAGAACCCACGCCATGTCGTCTATTCGTTGCGACATAACGTGAAGTCTTGGTTGGGCCAGAGTGGCGCGTCTGAACGCGACGAAAACCGCCTTCTGGGGCACGCCGAAGCATCCGTAGGTAACCG
- a CDS encoding DUF5906 domain-containing protein → MDQEFKNLFAGNQERFLTYDPKTLKPRDDGKMVPDYRTVNRGVSDQDWVRHIQGEKPLGLSPLNDGMVKWGAIDVDIYPILENEDDVEALMKAWRDPCLVARSKSGGVHIIAFVDDWVPAERMRAYLIAKRDAVLDPEVIKHAGEVFPKQSEGSGSQMNLPAFGNERQVIAWRSATVIAYVTDDNPVQWDQVEVDCNVSEGTMADTLLAALAPKPNARKKRTTERKKSAGGFKHPEQSEGRRDYLFKCAASARSRGADKEQLEEIITMVNDSFVDPDHEYGAKGPITDNRRLDQVIQEVMKFEQGTPTDLSYDVVERMNQEWAMMMVDGRVEFLHQPSGVCYPLRDFTLRTKPMTCMANGKTAQMSDLWLRDPDRLEYDGIVIESPEYDGPGWNVFQGWRVEPKAGDASLWVDYVERILCGGDKALAHWVMSFVADGVQRPWSLHPGTALALRGAQGGGKSFLGAMLARILRDEQVQEVADSDRLFERFNRGMFGSTFVLAEESVFAGSPKQANTLKAFISSPRWTYEQKFLAGFMGKNVHRMIATTNDQQAVHIDDDDRRWTVIEVANMFDNPDSSEAREYWRKYYELDPCVVLRYLLEYEVDCEFIGRPIITEAKQADKIMSDPVLEVLHEIAESGIVFDDLDGNGRLATSTLHREARQRGASPYDKPRVLGERAKKILGWKGTCRNAMHIKEYQRTVDGDGVPTMHPILENGGHARGIDLKSLSDFRAAVSRRTGVDYGNGGGWGRFKTPSVDFRVGDPEDVEKAYSERQQAIHGEDTPF, encoded by the coding sequence ATGGATCAAGAATTCAAAAATCTATTCGCAGGGAACCAAGAACGGTTCCTGACATATGACCCCAAAACCCTCAAACCGCGCGACGACGGCAAGATGGTTCCTGACTATCGCACAGTAAATCGTGGCGTTTCCGATCAAGATTGGGTGCGGCATATCCAAGGCGAAAAGCCTCTCGGCTTATCACCCTTGAATGATGGCATGGTAAAGTGGGGCGCAATCGACGTTGATATCTACCCGATCCTCGAAAACGAGGACGACGTGGAAGCCCTTATGAAGGCTTGGCGCGATCCTTGTCTGGTTGCGCGTTCAAAGTCTGGGGGTGTTCATATCATCGCGTTTGTCGATGACTGGGTGCCCGCAGAACGTATGCGTGCCTATCTCATAGCCAAAAGAGACGCTGTGCTCGACCCCGAAGTGATCAAACACGCGGGCGAGGTGTTTCCGAAGCAAAGCGAAGGCAGCGGATCGCAAATGAACCTGCCCGCGTTCGGCAATGAGCGACAGGTGATCGCTTGGCGTTCAGCCACGGTGATTGCCTACGTGACCGATGACAATCCGGTTCAGTGGGATCAAGTTGAGGTTGATTGCAATGTCTCGGAAGGCACCATGGCCGATACATTGCTGGCCGCGCTGGCACCGAAGCCAAACGCTCGAAAGAAGCGCACAACCGAGCGCAAGAAATCAGCGGGCGGTTTCAAGCATCCTGAACAGTCAGAAGGTCGTCGTGACTATCTGTTCAAATGCGCAGCTTCTGCCCGATCACGCGGCGCGGACAAAGAGCAATTGGAAGAGATCATCACCATGGTCAACGACTCATTTGTCGACCCAGACCATGAATACGGCGCGAAAGGGCCGATCACTGACAATCGGCGTTTAGACCAAGTTATCCAAGAGGTGATGAAATTCGAACAAGGCACACCCACTGATCTGTCTTACGACGTGGTCGAACGGATGAACCAAGAGTGGGCAATGATGATGGTCGATGGGCGGGTGGAATTTCTCCATCAGCCATCGGGAGTTTGCTACCCGTTGCGTGACTTTACATTGCGGACAAAGCCAATGACCTGCATGGCGAACGGGAAGACAGCGCAAATGTCGGACCTTTGGCTTCGCGATCCTGATCGACTGGAATATGACGGCATCGTTATCGAGTCGCCTGAATACGACGGACCTGGTTGGAACGTCTTTCAGGGGTGGCGTGTCGAACCCAAAGCAGGCGACGCGTCGTTGTGGGTCGATTATGTCGAACGCATCCTCTGCGGTGGTGACAAGGCGCTCGCTCATTGGGTCATGTCGTTCGTTGCTGACGGTGTTCAGCGACCTTGGTCGTTACATCCCGGCACAGCCCTCGCGCTACGTGGGGCACAAGGCGGCGGCAAGTCGTTCCTTGGGGCTATGTTGGCGCGCATCCTACGCGATGAGCAAGTGCAGGAAGTGGCTGACTCTGATCGCCTGTTTGAAAGGTTCAATCGCGGCATGTTCGGATCGACCTTTGTTCTGGCGGAGGAGTCCGTGTTCGCGGGATCACCAAAACAGGCAAACACCCTCAAGGCATTCATCTCGTCGCCGCGTTGGACATACGAACAAAAGTTCCTCGCCGGGTTCATGGGCAAAAACGTCCACCGCATGATCGCCACGACCAATGATCAGCAGGCAGTTCATATCGACGACGACGATAGGCGCTGGACGGTGATTGAGGTCGCCAACATGTTCGACAATCCAGACAGCAGCGAGGCCCGTGAATACTGGCGGAAATACTACGAGTTGGACCCATGCGTGGTGCTTCGATATCTCTTGGAATATGAAGTGGATTGCGAATTTATTGGCCGACCAATCATCACGGAAGCGAAACAGGCAGACAAAATCATGTCTGATCCTGTGCTTGAAGTGCTGCACGAGATTGCGGAAAGCGGGATCGTGTTTGACGACTTAGACGGCAATGGGCGGTTGGCAACGTCCACTTTGCATCGAGAAGCACGTCAGCGCGGCGCGTCACCTTATGACAAACCACGCGTCCTTGGTGAACGGGCCAAGAAAATCCTTGGGTGGAAAGGCACTTGTCGCAACGCAATGCACATCAAAGAATATCAGCGCACGGTCGATGGTGATGGTGTTCCGACGATGCACCCGATTTTGGAGAACGGCGGTCATGCACGCGGTATTGATCTTAAGTCATTGTCGGATTTCAGGGCGGCGGTATCGCGCCGGACAGGTGTTGACTACGGCAACGGTGGTGGCTGGGGGCGTTTCAAAACACCTTCGGTCGATTTCCGCGTTGGTGATCCTGAGGATGTTGAGAAAGCATATTCGGAACGTCAGCAGGCGATCCATGGCGAGGATACGCCTTTCTGA
- a CDS encoding class II aldolase and adducin N-terminal domain-containing protein encodes MAQAHPKSVPNIEHWQERVDMAAAFRWTERLNMHEGVANHFSLAVNYTGTQFLMNPNQMHFARIRASDLLLLDAEDPTTMARPDAPDPTAWGLHGSIHRLCPHARCVMHVHSIHATVLASLADSSLPPIDQNCATFYNRYVIDDGYGGLAFENEGARCAAMLTDPKVKVMIMGNHGVLVIGDSVADTFNRLYYFERAAETYIRALQTGQPLRVLPDDVAEKTARELEDYPEQSERHLSELKAILDDEGNNYTG; translated from the coding sequence ATGGCCCAAGCGCACCCCAAATCAGTTCCAAATATCGAGCATTGGCAAGAGCGCGTGGATATGGCGGCTGCGTTTCGCTGGACCGAACGCCTGAACATGCACGAAGGTGTGGCAAATCATTTCAGTCTGGCCGTGAACTACACGGGCACGCAGTTTTTGATGAACCCCAACCAGATGCATTTTGCGCGCATCCGTGCCTCTGACCTTCTGCTTCTGGACGCTGAAGACCCAACAACGATGGCGCGCCCGGACGCGCCCGACCCAACCGCTTGGGGGTTGCATGGATCAATCCACCGGCTGTGCCCACATGCCCGCTGTGTGATGCATGTGCATTCGATCCACGCAACCGTGCTGGCATCCTTGGCAGACAGCAGCCTACCGCCGATCGACCAGAACTGCGCGACGTTCTACAACCGCTATGTGATTGATGATGGGTATGGCGGGCTCGCCTTTGAAAATGAAGGCGCGCGTTGCGCGGCCATGCTCACCGACCCCAAAGTCAAAGTGATGATCATGGGCAACCACGGCGTGCTTGTGATCGGGGACAGCGTCGCTGACACGTTCAACCGGCTGTATTACTTCGAACGTGCCGCCGAGACCTATATCCGCGCCTTGCAAACTGGCCAGCCGTTGCGCGTTCTGCCCGACGATGTGGCCGAGAAAACGGCGCGAGAACTGGAAGACTACCCCGAACAAAGCGAGCGCCATCTGAGCGAGCTCAAGGCCATTTTGGATGACGAGGGAAATAACTACACAGGGTGA
- a CDS encoding MBL fold metallo-hydrolase, giving the protein MADNTNAMERPLVGVMAALEPGLRRIIAPNPSPMTYWGTNTFVLGEGDVAVIDPGPADRGHMEAILSGLARGERVTQILVTHAHLDHSPLAKPLSEATGAPVIAFGDAFAGRSAVMQDLVARGLTSGGEGVDTGFTPDICVADGEVFQAGRCEFEAIWTPGHFANHLSFAAQDVVFTGDHVMGWASSLVSPPDGDLTAFMASCAKLAARQDKVYYPAHGARITDPAARMAWLIAHRQSREAEILAALAEGKPTTVTALTRKIYTDTPAALIPAAERNVFAHLIDLSVREIVAANPKLEAHAEFRRVG; this is encoded by the coding sequence ATGGCAGACAACACCAATGCGATGGAGCGCCCGCTCGTAGGTGTCATGGCAGCACTGGAACCCGGCCTGCGCCGGATCATCGCGCCCAACCCGTCGCCGATGACATATTGGGGCACGAACACCTTCGTTCTGGGCGAAGGCGACGTGGCCGTGATCGACCCCGGCCCGGCTGATCGGGGTCACATGGAGGCCATCCTGTCGGGGTTGGCGCGCGGCGAACGTGTGACACAGATCCTTGTTACTCATGCCCATCTTGACCACTCGCCCTTGGCCAAGCCCCTGTCCGAGGCGACAGGCGCGCCAGTGATCGCCTTCGGCGACGCCTTTGCCGGACGCAGCGCGGTGATGCAGGACCTTGTCGCGCGCGGGCTGACGTCTGGCGGCGAAGGTGTGGACACCGGGTTCACGCCCGACATTTGCGTGGCTGATGGCGAAGTGTTTCAGGCCGGCAGGTGCGAATTTGAAGCCATCTGGACCCCCGGCCACTTCGCCAACCATCTCAGCTTTGCTGCGCAAGACGTTGTTTTCACGGGTGATCATGTCATGGGCTGGGCCAGCTCTCTGGTCTCACCCCCCGATGGTGATCTGACCGCTTTCATGGCCTCCTGCGCCAAACTCGCCGCCCGACAAGACAAGGTCTATTACCCGGCACACGGCGCACGGATCACCGATCCGGCCGCGCGCATGGCATGGTTGATCGCGCATCGCCAGTCGCGCGAGGCGGAGATTTTGGCAGCTCTTGCCGAAGGCAAACCCACCACCGTCACGGCATTGACCCGCAAGATATACACGGACACCCCTGCGGCATTGATCCCTGCCGCAGAACGCAATGTCTTTGCCCATCTGATTGACCTGTCGGTCCGCGAAATTGTCGCCGCAAACCCTAAGCTCGAGGCCCACGCAGAATTTCGACGGGTCGGGTGA
- a CDS encoding site-specific DNA-methyltransferase has protein sequence MNQLSIFDQEQFAATAEDFIGDLTGFDQFGKKTAAETVDGIPYLINEFWTAGQRQAHSIHEVSYRACFKAQLPEFFVQRLTKPGDVVFDPFMGRGTTPVQAALMGRQAYGNDINPLSVLLTRPRLRPISLQQVASALDTVDWSRGEVEREDLLAFYHRETLQKLEALRLWLAEHAPLGSDDIDPVADWIRMVAINRLSGHSPGFFSGRSMPPNQAVSIKAQLKINDKLGVSPPVRDVVAVILKKSKTLLKSGCAPSQVQSRLHTGAAWDTPGIADSSVDLTVTSPPFLDIVQYAADNWLRCWFAGIDPETVAIDMHRTEEAWTDMVHRVLTEQARILRPGGFVAFEVGEVRNGKVLLERLVWKAAEGLPFNRLGVMVNDQTFTKTANCWGVANGAKGTNTNRIVLLQRL, from the coding sequence ATGAACCAACTATCCATCTTTGATCAGGAGCAATTCGCAGCAACGGCTGAGGACTTCATCGGAGACCTGACAGGATTTGATCAGTTTGGGAAGAAAACAGCGGCAGAGACTGTTGACGGTATCCCATACTTGATCAATGAGTTTTGGACGGCTGGTCAACGTCAGGCACATTCCATCCACGAGGTTTCTTACCGTGCCTGCTTTAAGGCGCAGTTGCCGGAGTTTTTTGTCCAGCGGCTGACCAAGCCCGGTGACGTAGTGTTCGACCCATTCATGGGGCGAGGGACTACGCCTGTGCAAGCCGCATTGATGGGGCGGCAGGCATATGGAAACGACATTAATCCGTTGTCAGTCTTGCTAACGCGGCCGCGCTTGCGCCCGATCAGTTTGCAACAGGTCGCCTCGGCACTTGATACAGTCGATTGGTCGAGGGGGGAGGTTGAGCGCGAAGACCTGCTGGCATTCTATCACCGCGAAACACTCCAAAAACTGGAAGCGTTGCGGCTCTGGCTGGCTGAACATGCGCCTCTCGGTAGTGATGACATTGACCCCGTTGCAGATTGGATTCGGATGGTTGCAATCAACCGGCTTTCGGGTCACTCGCCGGGGTTCTTTTCGGGCCGTTCGATGCCACCAAACCAAGCTGTGTCGATCAAAGCGCAATTGAAGATTAACGATAAACTGGGGGTCTCGCCGCCGGTGCGCGATGTGGTGGCCGTAATCCTCAAGAAGTCTAAGACGCTACTTAAAAGCGGTTGTGCGCCTAGCCAGGTTCAGTCGCGGCTGCACACGGGGGCAGCATGGGACACACCGGGCATCGCTGACAGTTCAGTTGATCTTACGGTCACCTCGCCGCCGTTCCTCGATATTGTGCAGTATGCAGCGGACAATTGGCTTCGATGCTGGTTTGCAGGCATCGACCCGGAAACGGTCGCTATTGACATGCACCGCACAGAGGAAGCGTGGACAGATATGGTGCATCGCGTGCTTACCGAGCAAGCTCGAATCTTGCGGCCCGGTGGTTTTGTCGCGTTTGAGGTCGGAGAGGTGCGCAATGGCAAGGTTCTGCTCGAACGGCTCGTCTGGAAGGCCGCTGAGGGTCTGCCATTCAACCGACTAGGCGTGATGGTGAACGATCAGACATTTACCAAGACTGCCAACTGCTGGGGTGTTGCAAACGGTGCGAAGGGCACAAATACGAACAGGATAGTGCTCTTGCAACGGTTGTAG
- a CDS encoding very short patch repair endonuclease, with translation MQRFCNAGAGIDFRQGIATPVFLVMVDHVTPERRSFIMSKVGQKNTALFSVLIHPTLGEALVS, from the coding sequence TTGCAACGATTTTGCAACGCGGGCGCAGGCATCGACTTTCGGCAAGGCATTGCCACGCCTGTGTTTCTGGTCATGGTCGATCACGTAACCCCAGAGCGTCGATCCTTCATCATGTCGAAGGTCGGGCAGAAGAACACGGCTTTGTTCTCGGTCTTGATCCACCCGACGCTTGGTGAAGCCCTCGTAAGCTAG
- a CDS encoding AlpA family transcriptional regulator, with the protein MDSSALLRTLEKRIEHLEQRTELPKLMTPKQVCDFVGVSESKFYEWKRDGDVPPAIYWSERTVRYDRDDVIAWAESHKVGGAV; encoded by the coding sequence ATGGATTCCTCCGCACTATTGCGCACGCTCGAAAAGCGCATTGAACATCTCGAGCAAAGAACCGAACTCCCAAAACTCATGACACCGAAACAGGTGTGCGACTTCGTTGGAGTTTCGGAATCGAAATTCTACGAATGGAAACGTGACGGCGACGTGCCGCCTGCGATCTACTGGAGCGAGCGCACAGTGCGCTATGACCGCGACGATGTGATTGCTTGGGCAGAGTCGCACAAAGTAGGAGGGGCAGTATGA